From the genome of Pelmatolapia mariae isolate MD_Pm_ZW linkage group LG12, Pm_UMD_F_2, whole genome shotgun sequence, one region includes:
- the fem1c gene encoding protein fem-1 homolog C: MDLKTAVFNAARDGKLRLLQKLLENKDGHEVTKLMGEKTNGATPLLMASRYGHLDLVEYLLECCSAPVEVGGSVNFDGETIEGAPPLWAASAAGHLKVVQSLLGHGASVNSTTLTNSTPLRAACFDGHLDIVKYLVEHNADLEVANRHGHTCLMISCYKGHKEIAQYLLEKGADVNRKSIKGNTALHDCAESGSLEIMRMLLQYGATMEQDGYGMTPLLSASVTGHTNIVDYLTTHQQTRHTERIDALELLGATFVDKKRDLLGALKYWKRAMDLRYMDSNNIIQKPEPKQLIMAYDYAREVTNAEELDGLISDPDEMRMQALLIRERILGPQHPDTSYYIRYRGAVYADSGNFERCINLWKYALDMQQSNLDPLSPMTSSSLLSFAELFSFMLQDRAKGLLGTSVSFEDLMGILSKSVMEIERAIKQSGPMPPDPAQLSKALSIILHLICLLEKVPCTAEQDHFKKETIYRFLKLHPCGKNGFSPLHLAVDRNTTCVGRYPVCKFPSLTVASILLECGADVNSRDDDDNSPLHIAASNGHPDIMNLLISCGTHFDSTNAFQQTACDLLDEKELARNVIQPINHTTLQCLAARAIIKHGLDYRGNIPEKLEAFVLLHR, encoded by the exons ATGGATTTAAAGACCGCGGTGTTTAACGCAGCCAGAGATGGTAAGCTCCGGCTGCTTCAGAAGCTGCTGGAGAACAAAGATGGGCACGAGGTGACCAAGTTAATGGGCGAGAAGACAAACGGGGCCACCCCGCTCCTGATGGCTTCCCGGTACGGCCACTTGGACCTGGTGGAGTATCTGCTGGAGTGCTGCAGTGCTCCTGTCGAGGTCGGTGGATCGGTGAACTTTGACGGGGAGACTATCGAGGGGGCGCCCCCTCTCTGGGCTGCCTCGGCAGCGGGACATCTGAAGGTAGTCCAGTCCCTGCTGGGTCACGGAGCTTCTGTCAACAGTACAACGCTGACCAATTCAACGCCCCTGAGGGCGGCTTGCTTTGACGGCCACCTGGATATTGTGAAATACCTGGTGGAGCACAATGCTGACCTGGAAGTAGCCAACAGACACGGCCATACGTGTCTCATGATTTCATGCTACAAGGGGCACAAGGAGATAGCGCAGTACCTGCTGGAGAAAGGGGCAGATGTCAACAGGAAAAGCATCAAAG GCAACACGGCGCTTCACGACTGTGCAGAGTCAGGCAGCCTGGAGATCATGCGGATGTTGCTGCAGTACGGCGCAACCATGGAGCAGGATGGCTACGGCATGACACCCTTACTTTCTGCCAGTGTTACAGGCCATACTAATATTGTAGACTACCTGACTACGCATCAGCAG ACGAGGCACACAGAGCGCATTGATGCCCTGGAGCTCTTGGGAGCTACGTTTGTAGACAAAAAAAGAGATCTGCTTGGAGCTTTAAAATACTGGAAAAGAGCCATGGATCTGAGGTACATGGACAGTAACAACATCATCCAGAAGCCGGAACCCAAGCAGCTGATCATGGCATACGATTATGCTAGAGAG GTAACAAACGCAGAAGAGCTGGATGGACTTATTTCTGACCCGGATGAGATGCGGATGCAGGCTCTGCTCATCCGAGAGCGAATCCTCGGTCCACAACACCCAGACACTTCCTACTACATCCGTTACCGTGGTGCCGTCTATGCTGACTCTGGAAACTTCGAACGCTGCATAAATCTGTGGAAGTACGCGCTGGACATGCAACAAAGCAACCTGGACCCCCTCAGTCCCATGACTTCCTCCAGCCTGCTGTCATTCGCTGAGCTCTTCTCCTTCATGCTGCAGGACAGGGCCAAGGGGCTCTTGGGGACATCGGTGTCGTTTGAGGACTTGATGGGGATACTGTCCAAAAGTGTGATGGAGATTGAACGAGCCATTAAACAAAGTGGACCAATGCCTCCTGACCCTGCTCAGCTCAGCAAGGCCCTCTCAATTATTCTCCACCTCATTTGTCTTTTAGAGAAGGTGCCATGTACTGCAGAGCAGGACCATTTCAAGAAGGAGACCATCTATAG ATTCCTGAAGCTCCACCCATGTGGCAAGAATGGCTTCAGCCCGCTGCACTTGGCAGTCGACCGCAACACTACTTGTGTGGGCCGTTATCCCGTTTGCAAGTTCCCTTCCCTCACGGTCGCTTCAATCCTACTTGAGTGTGGGGCAGATGTCAACAGTCGAGATGACGATGACAACAG CCCCCTCCACATAGCGGCATCCAACGGTCACCCTGACATCATGAACCTGCTCATTTCCTGCGGGACTCACTTCGACAGCACCAACGCCTTCCAGCAAACGGCCTGCGACCTCCTGGATGAGAAAGAGCTGGCCAGGAATGTCATCCAGCCCATTAACCACACCACTCTGCAGTGCCTAGCCGCCAGGGCTATCATCAAGCACGGCCTCGACTACCGGGGAAACATCCCAGAGAAACTGGAGGCCTTCGTCTTGCTCCACAGATAA